The following are from one region of the Hydrogenophaga sp. BPS33 genome:
- a CDS encoding PAS domain S-box protein produces MALPSSPPNTRPVGVAPPIASQRKRVMELLALLTGTAAFVVLVFDLLVASPGQREAWIAGILMAVSLLAYALARRNRLNYVPHVIVCGTLGSAILSVITYGSVRTAVGFLFVAAVAGAGTFLGRTALIVTVISAVGALGLLTLAEVQGWFSATPYFEVGLRVWITHSATLIVVAVMVYHSGRQLREAFERQKDALELHKKAEQERDRNLERFARIFHTSPSPMLAQSARSGIILDLNPAFERCYGYTKAQALGRQDDFLWADAEQREIYLARLFATRRVEQFPARGLRADGSTFEGLVSSEMGDDREDKLVMTTITDVSAQNEVMERLRRSEERFAKAFNFSPLNMTISRLSDGSFIEVNQAEDQAQGLKPEEIKGKTSIEIGTWLSPQDREAFVAQLLRDGHIHSYETRMRHKDGSLVDTRLWAELIEIDGEPCILSCNVNIDEEKRREALLLNVARGVAAETGEAFFSALTRHLGETIGADMVVVGECRSDGRVRSLAVRQGEQSRPNFTFSIEGTPCARTLLQSDMFICTSGLAEQFPQAHSLIDSGCQAYLGKALRDADGTAIGVIFALWSGPVDLGQDAQALISIFASRANAELVRLRRDREIQRLNETLEQRVRERTADLQLLNAELDSFAYSVSHDLKSPLRAIDGFTRLLAEEVGPRLSPEEQQLLARVLQATQRMGSLTDDLLALARVSQGVLERQPVDLSSMVGEILATERQKQPEREIELRITPELRADCDPRLARIVLENLLNNALKYSRTRDRTVIEWGQLPAVGSEPAMFYVRDNGVGFNMAYADKLFKPFQRLHMPSEFEGTGIGLATVRRIIERHGGQISAESRLGDGARFCFSLA; encoded by the coding sequence ATGGCGCTCCCGTCCTCTCCTCCCAACACCCGCCCCGTCGGCGTGGCGCCGCCGATCGCCTCGCAACGCAAACGCGTGATGGAACTGCTGGCCTTGCTGACCGGTACGGCCGCGTTCGTGGTGCTCGTGTTCGATCTGCTGGTGGCCAGCCCTGGCCAGCGCGAGGCCTGGATTGCCGGCATCCTGATGGCCGTGTCTCTGTTGGCCTACGCACTTGCCCGCCGCAACCGCTTGAACTATGTGCCGCATGTGATCGTGTGCGGCACGCTGGGTTCGGCCATCCTGTCGGTGATCACCTACGGCTCGGTGCGCACCGCGGTGGGCTTCCTGTTCGTGGCCGCCGTGGCCGGCGCAGGCACGTTCCTCGGCCGCACCGCGCTGATCGTCACCGTGATTTCGGCCGTGGGGGCGCTGGGCCTGCTCACCCTGGCCGAGGTTCAAGGCTGGTTCAGCGCAACGCCGTATTTCGAGGTCGGCTTGCGGGTGTGGATCACGCATTCGGCCACGCTGATCGTGGTGGCCGTGATGGTCTACCACAGCGGCCGCCAGCTGCGCGAGGCGTTCGAGCGGCAGAAAGATGCGCTGGAGCTGCACAAGAAGGCCGAGCAGGAGCGCGACCGCAACCTCGAGCGCTTTGCCCGCATCTTTCACACCAGCCCCAGCCCGATGCTCGCGCAGTCGGCGCGCTCGGGCATCATCCTGGACCTGAACCCGGCGTTCGAGCGCTGCTACGGCTACACCAAGGCCCAGGCGCTGGGGCGCCAGGACGACTTTCTGTGGGCCGACGCGGAGCAGCGCGAGATCTACCTCGCGCGCCTGTTCGCGACGCGCCGCGTCGAGCAGTTCCCCGCGCGTGGCCTGCGCGCCGATGGCAGCACGTTCGAAGGCCTCGTCTCCAGCGAGATGGGAGACGACCGCGAAGACAAGCTCGTGATGACGACCATCACCGATGTGAGCGCGCAAAACGAAGTGATGGAGCGGCTGCGCCGCTCCGAAGAGCGCTTTGCCAAGGCCTTCAACTTCAGTCCGCTGAACATGACCATCTCGCGCCTGTCCGATGGCTCGTTCATCGAAGTCAACCAGGCCGAGGACCAGGCGCAGGGACTCAAGCCCGAGGAAATCAAGGGCAAGACCTCGATCGAGATCGGTACCTGGCTCTCGCCCCAGGACCGCGAAGCCTTCGTCGCGCAGTTGCTGCGCGATGGCCACATTCACAGCTACGAGACGCGCATGCGCCACAAGGACGGCTCGCTGGTGGATACCCGCCTGTGGGCCGAACTCATCGAGATCGATGGCGAACCCTGCATCCTGTCGTGCAACGTCAACATCGACGAAGAGAAACGGCGTGAAGCGCTGCTGCTCAACGTGGCACGCGGCGTGGCCGCCGAAACCGGGGAGGCGTTCTTCAGCGCGCTCACGCGCCACCTGGGTGAGACCATTGGCGCGGACATGGTGGTGGTGGGCGAGTGCCGCAGCGACGGGCGTGTGCGCAGCCTGGCGGTCCGCCAGGGTGAGCAGTCCCGCCCCAACTTCACCTTCTCCATCGAGGGCACGCCCTGCGCCAGGACGCTGCTGCAGTCGGACATGTTCATCTGCACGTCGGGCCTGGCCGAGCAGTTCCCGCAGGCCCACAGCCTGATCGATTCGGGCTGCCAGGCCTATCTGGGCAAGGCGCTGCGCGACGCCGATGGCACGGCCATTGGCGTGATCTTCGCGCTCTGGAGCGGACCGGTGGACCTGGGGCAGGATGCGCAGGCGCTCATCTCCATCTTCGCCAGCCGTGCCAATGCCGAGCTGGTGCGGCTGCGGCGCGACCGCGAGATCCAGCGGCTCAACGAGACGCTGGAGCAGCGCGTGCGCGAGCGCACGGCCGATCTGCAGTTGCTCAACGCCGAGCTCGACTCGTTCGCCTATTCGGTCTCGCACGACCTCAAGTCGCCTCTGCGCGCCATCGACGGATTCACCCGTCTGCTGGCCGAAGAGGTCGGCCCCCGGTTGAGCCCGGAAGAACAGCAGTTGCTGGCCCGCGTGCTGCAGGCCACGCAGCGCATGGGCTCGCTCACCGACGATCTGCTGGCGCTGGCGCGCGTGAGCCAGGGTGTGCTCGAGCGCCAGCCGGTGGACCTCAGCAGCATGGTCGGCGAGATCCTGGCGACGGAGCGCCAGAAACAACCCGAACGCGAGATCGAGCTTCGCATCACACCCGAACTGCGGGCCGACTGCGACCCCCGTCTGGCCCGCATCGTGCTGGAGAACCTGCTGAACAACGCGCTCAAGTACAGCCGCACGCGCGACAGGACGGTGATCGAGTGGGGCCAGTTGCCCGCCGTGGGTTCGGAGCCTGCGATGTTCTATGTGCGCGACAACGGCGTGGGCTTCAACATGGCCTATGCCGACAAGCTCTTCAAACCCTTCCAGCGGCTGCACATGCCCAGCGAATTCGAGGGCACCGGCATCGGCCTGGCCACGGTGCGGCGCATCATCGAGCGGCACGGCGGACAGATCTCGGCCGAAAGCCGGCTGGGCGACGGCGCGCGCTTCTGCTTCTCGTTGGCCTAG